TCGAAGGAAAAAAAGACTGCCCTGTATGCAGTAAAGATAAAGGAATGGGATTTTTCCGGGGAAGGAGGGGAAGAATGGGTATGGGAAGAGGGCGCGGGATGGGATGTTCCCCCCGTGAGTGTGAACTTCTGGACAGAAGGCAGGAAAGGGTGATGGCTTTTACAGACAAGGAGATACGTTTTGTCATAATAGGGGACATACCTGAATCTGATGCAAACAGAATTGCAGATGGACTGAAAAAATAGTAAGATAAAAAGATGCGTTACAAAACACTTAGTAAAAGCGACCTCAAAGTCTCAGTCATTGGCTTGGGAACATGGGTAATGGGTGGAGAAAACTGGGGCAAGGCTGATGATGCAAAATCCATTGCCACTATCCACAAAGCCATTGACTCAGGAATTAATCTCATTGACACAGCCCCTGCTTATGGGAACGGCCATGCAGAAGAGATTGTTGGAAAAGCTATCAGGGGAAAACGCTCACAGCTAATCATTGCCACAAAATGCGGGATAGACAGGAGAAGCGGTTTTGCCTTCAATTTAAAACCTGAGTTTATCAGAATGGAAATTGAAAATTCCCTGAAACGCCTGAACATAGATGCGATTGACCTCTACCAGTGCCACTGGCCTGACCCGTCAACCCCTGTTGAAGATTCAATGAATGAGCTTCTGAAAATGCAGTCTCAGGGAAAAATCCGCTACATAGGAGTTTCTAACTTTGATGTTCCGCTCCTTGAAAAAGCCATGGAAACAACCCCTCTTGTAAGCGTGCAGCCCCATTATTCCCTGCTTGAAAGAGACATCGAAAAGAACCTTTTACCATTTTGCAGAGAAAAAAATATTGGAGTTCTAACCTATGGCTCAATAGGAGGAGGAATACTTACAGGCAAATATAAAAAACCTCAGAGCTTTGGCGGGATGGACGCACGAAACTTTTTCTATGCCTTCTTTAAAGAACCTTACTGGAGTAAAACCCAGAATCTGATTTCAGAGATGAAAGAAATTGCTGAAAAACACAGGAAACCTCTTGCTCACATAGCAATAAACTGGGTAACACAGCAATCTGGAATTACAAGTGCCCTTGTTGGTGCCCGCACACCTGAACAGATTGAAATCAATGCAGGTGCAGGAGAGTGGGAACTGTCTCAAGAAGAACTCCAGCAGATTCAGGATTCTCATAACCGTATCTTTGGCATTCAATAATAATCCTAAATGGTAATAGCCATTTTGAACTTTGTTCCTTTGTTATTTGAACTTTTTTGGAACCTTCTTTCACCTGCCTCGTCTTAAATAATTGTTAGCTTTTTTTTAAGGAGGTGAATGGTATGAAAAAGTCTGTAATAGTTTTACTGCTGATAATGGGGCTGATTGCATGGGGTGTGATAGATTATGCAATTGCGAAAGATGAAAAAGAAACTGCTCAGCCATCACAGGAACAGGCTCAACCCTATCCAGAAACTCCTCAGGGATATTTTGTTCCGGGTGGATGCTGTGGCGGATACTCTGGCGGCAGAGGTATGATGGGTTATGGCAGGGGCAGTGGCAGATATGCCCAGCCACAGGGAGGTACCGGATGGTTTTGCCCGGGTCCTTACTGGTTTAACCCCCAACCCCAGCAGGCTCCACAGTCAAAATAAGCCTTTTAAAAAGTAACCGGAAACAAGTAGAGAGTAGCGGGCAAAAAAGTTTTTAATATCTCGCTACTCTTTACTTTAAAACCCTTTTTTCCCTCCATTACCTCCTATCCGCCATTTCTTTATCAAGAAAAGCTTTATTATAAATTTCAAAAATGGTATAATGTTTACAAATTTAGATTAGGAGAAAGAAAATGGGTATAAAAAACAAAATAAGCATGTTAGCAATTCTATTTCTTTTTTCTGCAATGGGGCTTTCATCATGCCTGAATGGAGATATGTATGACAGAACTGAGCCCTCTTTTCCAATAGCCCTTGAATCTGGAAGCGTCGGACAATCAGGCGTTATGAAAACATTAAACATTCCTGACCTCAGAAAACCTGTTCCCGTTAAAGAGGAAACAAAAAGGCTTACCCTTGAAGGCGAAATAATATGCCTGCCTTGTGAACTTAAAAAAGAACTTCGGGCTAATTCACAGTGTGAAAAGTACGGCCATCAGAATGTGCTTAGAACCTATGAAGGAAATGTCTACAGCTTCATAGAAAACGACAAAACCTCTGATTTAATCAAAAATGAAAAATATCAGAACAAAATTGTCAGGGTCATTGGAACGCTTTTTAAAGAGGCAAATATTATAGATGTTATCAGCTTTGATGTAATTGAAAAATAGGGTTTGAGTTAAAAACTTATGTCTCTTGAGGAATACAAAAAAAAACGGCGGTTCAGCAAAACCCCGGAACCGGAGGGAGAAGCAAAGAGAAATCCTTCTCAGAAATTGATTTATGCAATTCAAAAACATGATGCATTGCACCTTCATTATGACTTAAGACTTGAAATCGATGGAGTGCTCAGAAGCTGGGCTGTTCCAAAGGAACCACCCAAGGAAGAAGGAACAAAAAGGCTTGCAGTGGAGACAGAAGAGCACCCGGTCGGATATGAGCAGTTTGAAGGCACAATCCCTGAAGGAGAATATGGCGCCGGAACTGTTCAGATATGGGATAAGGGAAGTTATGAGTTAGAAGAGATTAAAGATGATAGAATCATCTTTAATATT
The nucleotide sequence above comes from Candidatus Schekmanbacteria bacterium RIFCSPLOWO2_02_FULL_38_14. Encoded proteins:
- a CDS encoding aldo/keto reductase; protein product: MRYKTLSKSDLKVSVIGLGTWVMGGENWGKADDAKSIATIHKAIDSGINLIDTAPAYGNGHAEEIVGKAIRGKRSQLIIATKCGIDRRSGFAFNLKPEFIRMEIENSLKRLNIDAIDLYQCHWPDPSTPVEDSMNELLKMQSQGKIRYIGVSNFDVPLLEKAMETTPLVSVQPHYSLLERDIEKNLLPFCREKNIGVLTYGSIGGGILTGKYKKPQSFGGMDARNFFYAFFKEPYWSKTQNLISEMKEIAEKHRKPLAHIAINWVTQQSGITSALVGARTPEQIEINAGAGEWELSQEELQQIQDSHNRIFGIQ
- a CDS encoding 3'-phosphoesterase, which gives rise to MSLEEYKKKRRFSKTPEPEGEAKRNPSQKLIYAIQKHDALHLHYDLRLEIDGVLRSWAVPKEPPKEEGTKRLAVETEEHPVGYEQFEGTIPEGEYGAGTVQIWDKGSYELEEIKDDRIIFNINGKKLYGVYCLIKLKPKERGDKNWLFFKKKNHTKIN